Proteins encoded within one genomic window of Manis pentadactyla isolate mManPen7 chromosome 4, mManPen7.hap1, whole genome shotgun sequence:
- the SAMD13 gene encoding sterile alpha motif domain-containing protein 13 isoform X4, protein MENGRPPDPADWAVMDVVNYFRTAGFEEQANVFQEQEIDGKSLLLMTRNDVLTGLQLKLGPALKIYEYHVKPLQTKHSKSSSA, encoded by the exons ATGGAGAATGGGAGACCTCCTGATCCCGCAGACTGGGCTGTGATGGATGTTGTCAATTATTTCCGCACAGCAGGATTTGAGGAACAAGCTAATGTTTTTCAAGAACAG GAAATTGATGGAAAATCCCTGCTGTTGATGACAAGAAATGACGTGTTGACAGGACTCCAGTTGAAGCTGGGGCCTGCTCTGAAAATCTACGAGTACCACGTAAAGCCTCTGCAGACCAAGCACTCAAAGAGCAGCTCTGCATAG
- the LOC118914941 gene encoding dnaJ homolog subfamily B member 6-like codes for MVNYYKVLGVPQNASSSDIKKAYHQLALQVHPDKSPDNKEEAEEKFKQVAEACEVLSDAKTRGNYDKSRENCINGGHRGDGRDPTCLKKELWSERLHCSFQNAFEGEDFFSGDCFSTGHLGRARSFCCSFFDVTPILDTGFSTFVSLGAKPSPRSFGMFAPFVSSGMENFRLVTTCTQIVNGKRVARENVVDNVKGTTEVEKECPSHQIPPHHW; via the coding sequence ATGGTGAATTACTACAAAGTACTAGGGGTTCCTCAGAATGCTTCCTCCTCTGATATTAAGAAGGCTTATCACCAGTTAGCCCTTCAGGTACACCCAGACAAGAGCCCAGATAACAAGGAGGAGGCTGAGGAGAAATTCAAGCAAGTAGCAGAAGCCTGTGAGGTCTTGTCTGATGCCAAGACACGTGGCAACTATGACAAGTCCAGAGAGAACTGCATCAATGGGGGGCACAGAGGAGACGGCAGAGACCCAACCTGTCTGAAGAAGGaactgtggtctgagaggctacaCTGTAGCTTTCAAAATGCCTTTGAAGGTGAAGACTTCTTCTCAGGAGATTGTTTTTCCACTGGCCATTTGGGCAGGGCCAGGAGCTTCTGCTGCTCCTTCTTTGATGTGACCCCCATACTGGACACAGGATTTTCCACTTTTGTATCCCTGGGTGCCAAACCAAGTCCCCGTTCCTTTGGGATGTTTGCACCCTTTGTAAGCAGCGGAATGGAAAACTTCAGACTGGTCACCACTTGTACTCAGATAGTGAATGGCAAGAGAGTTGCTAGAGAGAATGTCGTAGATAATGTTAAGGGGACGACTGAAGTAGAAAAAGAATGCCCATCTCATCAGATCCCTCCACATCACTGGTAA